In Holophagales bacterium, one DNA window encodes the following:
- a CDS encoding winged helix-turn-helix transcriptional regulator, translating to MNDQDALLARIAERLKALADPTRLKILHVLEEGERCVSEIVESVGGSQANVSKHLSILRRAGLVDCRRRGLNVDYHVTDSTSLAICRTVCAVLEKQAAAEHREIKRARAASGGFG from the coding sequence GTGAACGATCAGGACGCACTGCTCGCCCGCATCGCCGAGCGGCTCAAGGCGCTCGCCGACCCGACGCGGCTGAAGATCCTCCATGTTCTCGAGGAGGGTGAGCGCTGTGTCTCGGAGATCGTCGAATCGGTCGGCGGGAGCCAGGCCAACGTCTCGAAGCATCTCTCGATCCTGCGCCGCGCCGGACTGGTGGACTGCCGGCGACGCGGGCTCAACGTCGACTACCACGTGACGGACAGCACCTCGCTGGCGATCTGCCGGACGGTGTGCGCCGTGCTCGAGAAGCAGGCGGCGGCCGAGCATCGCGAAATCAAGCGCGCCCGGGCGGCGAGCGGGGGGTTCGGGTGA
- a CDS encoding DUF302 domain-containing protein, with the protein MRETAVAFEATTTASFSAAVARVREELPKEGFGILTEIDMQAKLKEKLGVDVPPSLILGACHPPSAYRALQAVPEVSVLLPCNVCVAVENGLTVVRAMNPAAVMAVLAEPSLQAVGEDVGAALRRVVARVCA; encoded by the coding sequence ATGCGCGAGACCGCGGTGGCATTCGAGGCGACGACGACGGCGAGCTTCTCCGCTGCCGTGGCCCGCGTGCGCGAGGAGTTGCCGAAGGAGGGCTTCGGCATCCTCACCGAGATCGACATGCAGGCCAAGCTCAAGGAGAAGCTCGGCGTCGACGTGCCGCCGAGCCTGATTCTCGGCGCCTGTCATCCGCCGTCCGCCTACCGGGCATTGCAGGCCGTGCCGGAAGTCTCGGTGCTCCTGCCCTGCAACGTCTGCGTGGCGGTCGAGAACGGGCTGACGGTGGTCCGGGCGATGAACCCCGCGGCCGTGATGGCGGTCCTCGCCGAGCCGAGCCTGCAGGCGGTCGGCGAGGACGTCGGCGCGGCGCTGCGCCGGGTGGTCGCCCGGGTCTGCGCTTGA
- a CDS encoding efflux RND transporter periplasmic adaptor subunit — protein sequence MNRRRLKGLSIAVLAAMAAAVSLTACGKQAAPTAVEPAPQSVRLSVAERVVEPATTEIAGSVSAEKVTAVSSRVMALVSAVHVQLGDPVRAGQVLVSIDATAAQGQVAQAQGALAQAQAALALAERNFARFKSLAATGSASELELDMARMQDAQARGAVQQAQGAVDAASSVARESQVVAPFAGRVTQRLVEVGDLAAPGRPLVMLESATGRRLALAIPEGLAHAAALKVGDRLAVTLDALPGTAPIAGEVVEISPGADPVTHSYTVKLALPGEVPSGSAARAAVPTGERELVLVPREARIESGGLTLVVVRDAEGRAQTRVVTLGRSRPDGRIEVLSGLAGGESVALGLPSAPAAGTRIEEVRP from the coding sequence GTGAACCGCCGTCGTCTGAAGGGACTCTCGATCGCCGTGCTGGCCGCGATGGCCGCGGCCGTTTCGCTCACCGCCTGCGGCAAGCAGGCCGCGCCGACCGCCGTCGAGCCGGCGCCCCAATCCGTCCGCCTTTCCGTCGCCGAGCGCGTCGTCGAGCCGGCGACGACCGAGATCGCCGGCAGCGTCAGCGCCGAGAAGGTCACGGCGGTCTCGAGCCGCGTGATGGCGCTCGTCTCCGCCGTTCACGTCCAGCTCGGCGACCCGGTCCGGGCCGGTCAGGTCCTGGTTTCGATCGACGCCACGGCGGCGCAGGGGCAGGTCGCGCAGGCCCAGGGCGCGCTCGCCCAGGCGCAGGCGGCGCTCGCGCTCGCCGAGCGCAACTTCGCCCGCTTCAAGTCGCTCGCCGCCACGGGATCGGCCTCCGAGCTCGAGCTCGACATGGCGCGCATGCAGGATGCCCAGGCCCGGGGCGCCGTTCAGCAGGCCCAGGGCGCCGTCGACGCGGCATCCTCGGTGGCCCGGGAGTCGCAAGTGGTGGCTCCGTTCGCCGGGCGGGTGACGCAGCGCCTCGTCGAGGTCGGCGACCTCGCCGCTCCGGGGCGTCCGCTGGTCATGCTCGAATCGGCCACGGGACGCCGTCTGGCGCTGGCGATCCCCGAAGGGCTGGCGCACGCCGCCGCGCTGAAGGTCGGTGATCGGCTGGCGGTGACGCTCGACGCGTTGCCCGGAACGGCGCCGATCGCCGGGGAGGTCGTCGAGATCTCCCCCGGGGCGGACCCGGTTACCCACTCTTACACGGTCAAGCTGGCGCTCCCGGGCGAGGTCCCCTCGGGTTCGGCGGCACGCGCCGCGGTGCCGACCGGCGAGCGGGAGCTCGTCCTCGTGCCGCGCGAGGCGCGAATCGAGAGCGGCGGCCTGACACTCGTCGTGGTGCGCGATGCCGAAGGTCGAGCGCAGACCCGCGTGGTGACGCTCGGGCGCAGTCGCCCCGACGGCCGCATCGAGGTGCTCTCCGGGCTCGCCGGCGGGGAGAGCGTGGCGCTCGGACTGCCCTCCGCACCCGCCGCGGGCACGCGGATCGAGGAGGTCCGGCCGTGA
- a CDS encoding radical SAM protein: protein MPPRNRPYLYYDTARSICSTCWRTIDAKIVFADGAVYMLKHCPAHGDERVLVADDVDYYRRCREVFLKAPEMPARYNTPVRWGCPYDCGLCTDHEQHSCLTLVEIADACNLACPICYSSSGPHRPAFRSLAEVERMLDAVVANEVEPDVVQISGGEPTIHPEFFAIIDAARRRPIRHLMVNTNGVRIAEDAAFAERLAGYGPGFEVYLQFDSLREAPLRALRGADLRRIREQALERLNALGLSTTLVVTVEKGVNDGELGEIVEFALRQPAVRGVTFQPVQAAGRLDGFDPARHRLTLTEVRRRILEQTSVFRPEDLIPVPCHPDALAMAYALKLGGQVVPLTGMIDPQLLIEGGRNSIVYERDPAVREGIFRLFATNHSPESSAASLKDLLCCLPRVDVPAELGYANLFRILIVQFMDAPAFDVRSVKKSCIHIVDPRNLRIIPFDTYNLFYRDDLAETRLAPLRRQAEASL from the coding sequence ATGCCGCCGCGCAACCGGCCGTACCTCTACTACGACACGGCGCGCTCGATCTGTTCGACCTGCTGGCGGACGATCGACGCCAAGATCGTCTTCGCCGACGGCGCCGTCTACATGCTCAAGCACTGCCCCGCTCATGGCGACGAGCGCGTGCTGGTGGCCGACGACGTCGACTACTACCGCCGCTGCCGCGAGGTGTTCCTCAAGGCGCCGGAGATGCCGGCGCGCTACAACACGCCGGTGCGCTGGGGCTGTCCCTACGACTGCGGGCTGTGCACGGACCACGAGCAGCACTCCTGCCTGACGCTCGTCGAGATCGCCGACGCCTGCAACCTCGCCTGTCCGATCTGCTACTCGTCGAGCGGGCCGCATCGACCGGCGTTCCGTTCGCTCGCCGAGGTCGAGAGGATGCTCGACGCCGTCGTGGCCAACGAGGTCGAGCCGGACGTCGTGCAGATCTCCGGCGGGGAGCCGACGATCCATCCCGAGTTCTTCGCCATAATCGACGCGGCACGCCGGCGTCCGATCCGTCACCTGATGGTGAACACCAACGGGGTGAGGATCGCCGAAGACGCTGCCTTTGCCGAGCGCCTGGCGGGCTACGGGCCGGGGTTCGAGGTCTACCTGCAATTCGACTCCCTGCGCGAGGCGCCGCTGCGGGCGCTGCGCGGCGCCGACCTGCGCCGGATCCGCGAGCAGGCGCTCGAGCGTCTCAACGCCCTCGGGCTGTCGACCACGCTCGTCGTCACGGTGGAGAAGGGGGTCAACGACGGCGAGCTCGGCGAGATCGTCGAGTTCGCGCTCCGCCAGCCGGCGGTGCGTGGCGTGACCTTCCAGCCGGTCCAGGCGGCGGGGCGGCTCGACGGGTTCGACCCGGCGCGGCATCGGCTCACCCTGACCGAAGTGCGGCGGCGCATTCTCGAGCAGACGTCGGTCTTCCGCCCCGAGGACCTGATCCCCGTGCCCTGCCACCCCGATGCGCTGGCGATGGCCTACGCGCTGAAGCTCGGTGGCCAGGTGGTACCGCTCACCGGGATGATCGACCCGCAACTGCTGATCGAGGGCGGGCGCAACTCCATCGTCTACGAGCGTGACCCGGCGGTACGGGAGGGGATCTTCCGGCTGTTCGCCACCAACCATTCGCCGGAGTCGAGCGCCGCGAGCCTCAAGGACCTCCTCTGCTGTCTTCCGCGCGTCGACGTTCCGGCCGAGCTCGGCTACGCCAACCTCTTCCGCATCCTCATCGTCCAGTTCATGGACGCACCGGCCTTCGACGTGCGCTCGGTCAAGAAGAGTTGCATCCACATCGTCGACCCGCGCAATCTGCGGATCATCCCCTTCGACACCTACAACCTGTTCTACCGGGACGATCTGGCCGAGACGCGCCTGGCGCCGCTGCGCCGGCAAGCCGAAGCCTCGCTCTGA
- a CDS encoding zinc ribbon domain-containing protein codes for MPLYEYKCRSCGHRFELLQRMGEGATEVECPRCGERTAEKLLSTFAASVSGSGPSAGPACGGGGCGAGSGFT; via the coding sequence ATGCCTCTCTACGAGTACAAGTGCCGCTCTTGCGGCCACCGTTTCGAGCTGCTGCAGCGGATGGGCGAGGGAGCGACCGAAGTCGAGTGCCCGCGTTGCGGCGAGCGTACGGCCGAGAAGTTGCTCTCGACCTTCGCCGCCTCGGTGTCGGGATCGGGCCCTTCGGCCGGTCCGGCCTGCGGCGGCGGTGGTTGCGGCGCCGGTTCCGGATTCACCTGA
- a CDS encoding esterase-like activity of phytase family protein — MLVSFRPRPFVVRFLPAAALAAAGFASLGLLGCATASAPRQAEQERVVPRRLELLGRAVLPSLELNGTILGGLSGLTWVSGDDFLAISDDKSEFGPPRFYRLSIRPEGEPDGKGRRIRAEVRGWTSIREQGGGPLEAKRADLEGIAALGEGDVFVSSEGWGERLIPPFVTHLAADGAWREDLPLPEAFVPTADGRRGVRSNLAFESLTTTPDRRYLFTATENALAQDGPPSEAGISSPSRLLRYDLEARRWDRQWLYPVEPPRFRPQPGAVRAAGLVDLEAIDAGHLLALERSFERGHGYNIRIFAVETAGAEDISSRLAMTDGPPPRPVRKRLLLDLTRLGIRLDNLEGLALGRRLPDGRRLLVLVSDDNYKHGQQINQVLVFALTLSPR, encoded by the coding sequence ATGCTCGTTTCGTTCCGGCCCCGACCTTTCGTCGTCCGATTCCTGCCGGCCGCGGCCCTCGCCGCGGCCGGATTCGCGTCGCTCGGCCTGCTGGGCTGTGCCACGGCGTCCGCGCCGCGCCAGGCGGAGCAGGAGCGCGTCGTTCCGCGGCGACTCGAGCTGCTCGGTCGGGCAGTCCTTCCCTCGCTGGAGCTGAACGGGACGATCCTCGGAGGCCTCTCGGGGCTCACCTGGGTGTCGGGAGACGACTTCCTCGCGATCAGCGACGACAAGTCGGAGTTCGGCCCGCCGCGTTTTTATCGACTGTCGATCCGACCCGAAGGCGAGCCCGACGGCAAGGGCCGGCGGATCCGGGCGGAGGTACGCGGCTGGACCTCGATCCGGGAGCAGGGCGGTGGTCCCCTCGAGGCCAAGCGAGCCGACCTCGAGGGGATCGCGGCGCTCGGCGAAGGGGACGTCTTCGTGTCGTCGGAGGGCTGGGGGGAGCGGCTGATTCCTCCCTTCGTGACCCACCTCGCTGCCGACGGAGCCTGGCGCGAGGACCTGCCGCTGCCCGAGGCCTTCGTCCCGACCGCCGACGGCCGCCGCGGCGTGCGGTCGAACCTCGCGTTCGAGTCGCTCACCACCACGCCGGATCGTCGCTACCTCTTCACGGCGACCGAAAACGCGCTGGCGCAGGACGGTCCACCGAGCGAGGCGGGGATCTCGAGCCCGTCGCGTCTGCTGCGCTACGACCTTGAGGCGCGTCGCTGGGACCGGCAATGGCTCTACCCGGTGGAGCCGCCGCGCTTCCGCCCACAGCCTGGCGCCGTGCGGGCGGCGGGTCTGGTGGATCTCGAGGCGATCGACGCCGGCCATCTGCTCGCGCTCGAACGCTCGTTCGAGCGGGGCCACGGGTACAACATCCGCATCTTCGCCGTGGAGACGGCGGGTGCCGAGGACATCTCGTCGCGCTTGGCGATGACCGACGGACCGCCGCCGCGTCCGGTGCGCAAGCGCCTGCTCCTCGATCTGACCCGGCTGGGGATTCGGCTCGACAACCTCGAAGGGCTCGCGCTCGGGCGTCGGCTTCCCGACGGACGCCGCCTGCTGGTCCTGGTCTCCGACGACAACTACAAGCACGGCCAGCAGATCAATCAGGTCCTCGTCTTTGCGCTGACGCTCTCCCCCCGTTGA
- a CDS encoding TolC family protein, protein MVITNSIRRMATLVAFLSTGVGWAQAPGDALDLAATMARGRERAREVAASKAREIAATERVSQAKSYRWPVLRAQEIWARTNSPAEAFAFKLNQERFSFPDFVASDPNRPDSLSTAISLLELELPIWTGGEISARVEQANLAADAARESSARAADAAALAAAEAWVRLAQARELVALLEKARETVAAHVTLASAYAEQGMLVRSELLRAEVELSRMDDLLAEARGNARVAESGLAFRFAEPMGTTYLLAPLPPPPPIAGERDVWLAASTGRSDLAAARKLLRAGELEAEARRALLFPRIGLVARQDFVDDKLFGTNGSATTIMAVASFELPLAGGKQAAVAAARAEAEAGRQDVTRFEEGVRLEVKQAFERAAVAVERQRTAARALSAADESVRITEERFRAGVVRTIDLLDAVTARREAETRELVARAEANLAALALAVAAGRTPESVLTPNPQGGTL, encoded by the coding sequence ATGGTGATTACGAACTCCATCCGCCGCATGGCGACCCTCGTCGCCTTCCTGTCGACCGGTGTCGGCTGGGCGCAAGCCCCCGGAGATGCTCTCGACCTCGCCGCCACCATGGCGCGGGGGCGCGAGCGGGCCCGCGAGGTCGCCGCCTCCAAGGCCCGCGAGATCGCCGCCACCGAACGCGTGTCGCAGGCCAAGTCCTACCGCTGGCCCGTGCTCCGGGCGCAGGAGATCTGGGCCCGGACGAACTCCCCGGCCGAGGCCTTCGCCTTCAAGCTGAACCAGGAGCGGTTCTCGTTCCCGGACTTCGTGGCCTCCGATCCGAATCGGCCCGATTCCCTCTCGACGGCCATCTCCCTGCTCGAGCTCGAGCTCCCGATCTGGACCGGAGGCGAGATCTCGGCCCGTGTCGAGCAGGCCAACCTGGCGGCCGACGCCGCTCGTGAGAGCTCGGCGCGCGCGGCCGACGCAGCGGCGCTCGCCGCCGCCGAGGCGTGGGTCCGGCTCGCGCAGGCGCGCGAGCTCGTGGCGCTCCTCGAGAAGGCCCGCGAGACCGTGGCGGCGCACGTCACGCTGGCCTCGGCCTACGCCGAGCAGGGGATGCTCGTGCGCTCCGAGCTCCTCCGCGCCGAGGTGGAGCTCTCCCGCATGGACGACCTACTCGCCGAGGCGCGCGGCAACGCCCGGGTGGCCGAGTCAGGCCTGGCGTTCCGCTTCGCCGAGCCGATGGGGACGACCTACCTGCTCGCGCCGCTACCGCCGCCGCCGCCGATCGCCGGGGAGCGCGACGTCTGGCTTGCCGCCTCGACCGGTCGTTCGGATCTCGCCGCGGCGCGCAAGCTGTTGCGAGCCGGCGAGCTCGAGGCCGAAGCCAGGCGCGCGTTGCTCTTCCCGCGGATCGGTCTCGTCGCGCGGCAGGACTTCGTCGACGACAAGCTGTTCGGGACGAACGGAAGCGCGACGACGATCATGGCCGTCGCGAGCTTCGAGCTCCCGCTCGCCGGCGGCAAACAGGCGGCCGTCGCCGCCGCACGGGCCGAGGCCGAGGCGGGAAGGCAGGACGTCACCCGCTTCGAAGAGGGAGTCCGACTCGAGGTCAAGCAGGCCTTCGAGCGCGCCGCCGTGGCGGTCGAGCGGCAGCGCACCGCCGCGCGTGCGCTCTCGGCGGCGGACGAATCGGTGCGCATCACCGAGGAGCGCTTCCGCGCCGGAGTGGTCAGGACGATCGACCTGCTCGACGCCGTCACGGCCCGGCGCGAGGCCGAGACGCGCGAGCTCGTCGCTCGTGCCGAGGCGAATCTGGCCGCTCTCGCGCTCGCCGTGGCCGCCGGCCGCACGCCCGAATCCGTACTGACTCCGAACCCGCAGGGAGGGACGCTGTGA
- a CDS encoding efflux RND transporter permease subunit, which produces MSRKPMGFAGKVAEAFLDSKLTPLLVVASLLLGAFAVLVTPREEEPQIQVPMIDVFVQLPGADAGEVERRVIAPLEKVLYEIPGVEHVYSTSQPSGGMIIVRYLVGTDPDQAVLRVHAKLAEVAASLPQGAAPPIVAPRGIDDVPVLAYTLWSRRAAPLELRQVASELKAELTRHPRVAQVAVLGGVRRAVQVRFDRERLAAHQVSILQVAQALSGMNWKLPAGSFAAANHEVEVEVGNLFQSADEVAAAVVGVYGGRPVFLRDVALVTDGADEPSQYVWMTAGVAAAAKGLPEGLDVPAVTVAVSKKPGTNAVQLVAELDGLVERLKGPVIPSQVEVTKTRDYGFTADEKSSELMKHLGLATLSVVALMALALGRREAVVVAVAVPVTLALTLAASYLFGYTLNRVTLFALIFAIGILVDDAIVVVENIHRHYQLGWTSPRHATVFATDEVGNPTILATLTVIGALLPLAFVSGLMGPYMRPIPINASAAMVFSLLVAFVVSPWLTFRLFRKHAEAMAAIGHAAPDAETAEETRLHRLYQKLFAPLLASPVKRWALLGAVGVLLLAAVALFPARLAVVKMLPHDNKSELQVVVDMPEGTTLEQTAAVARELAAAARTRPEVSDIQTYVGTTSPFNFNGLVRHYFLRSGPLVADLQVNLLPKHERDRASHPFAKELRTLLAPIAARHGANVKVAEVPPGPPVLSTLVAEVYAPTLEQRVDLAGKVRAVFESTPGVVDVDWYVEGPGERVELRIDREKAARSGISAEAIVRTVRVGLAGAEVGRLAVSQAREEVPLVLRLDRAQRSSIAELLAVDVHGSAGQLVPLRELVTPLPPAARERFIYHKNLRPVTYVLGDVAGAAESPVYALLDMGERIDAIADGGGRRIDVLFAGAPTDTARPTLLWDGEWQITHDVFRDMGIAFGAVVVLIYFLVVGWFRSFVTPLIIMAPIPLTLIGIVPAHALGGVFFTATSMIGFIALAGIIVRNSILLVDFINLELEAGETLEAAVIKAAAVRFRPIALTAAALVVGGVVILLDPIFQGLAVALISGVVVATALTLVVIPLLYFMYVKTVGIAAVIPPAEPLD; this is translated from the coding sequence ATGTCGCGCAAGCCGATGGGCTTCGCCGGCAAGGTGGCGGAAGCGTTTCTCGACTCGAAGCTGACGCCGCTCCTGGTCGTCGCATCGCTCCTGCTCGGTGCCTTCGCCGTCCTGGTGACGCCGCGCGAAGAGGAGCCGCAGATCCAGGTGCCGATGATCGACGTCTTCGTCCAGCTTCCCGGCGCCGACGCCGGAGAGGTCGAACGTCGCGTCATCGCGCCGCTCGAGAAGGTGCTCTACGAAATTCCGGGCGTCGAGCACGTCTATTCGACCTCGCAGCCGTCGGGCGGCATGATCATCGTCCGTTACCTCGTCGGCACTGACCCGGACCAGGCGGTGTTGCGGGTGCACGCCAAGCTCGCCGAGGTGGCGGCCAGCCTGCCGCAGGGAGCCGCGCCGCCGATCGTCGCGCCGCGCGGCATCGACGACGTGCCGGTGCTCGCCTACACCCTGTGGTCCCGCCGTGCCGCGCCGCTCGAGCTGCGGCAGGTCGCCAGCGAGCTGAAGGCCGAGCTGACGCGCCACCCGCGGGTCGCTCAGGTGGCCGTGCTCGGCGGTGTCCGGCGGGCGGTGCAGGTGCGCTTCGACCGCGAACGCCTGGCGGCGCACCAGGTCTCGATCCTTCAGGTGGCACAGGCGCTCTCCGGCATGAACTGGAAGCTCCCGGCGGGATCGTTCGCCGCCGCGAATCACGAAGTCGAGGTGGAGGTCGGGAACCTCTTCCAGAGCGCCGACGAGGTCGCTGCGGCGGTGGTCGGCGTCTACGGCGGTCGGCCGGTCTTCCTGCGCGACGTCGCCCTCGTCACCGACGGAGCGGACGAGCCCAGCCAGTACGTCTGGATGACCGCCGGAGTCGCCGCGGCGGCCAAGGGGCTGCCGGAAGGGCTCGACGTGCCGGCGGTGACCGTCGCGGTCTCGAAGAAGCCGGGGACGAACGCCGTGCAACTGGTCGCCGAGCTCGACGGTCTCGTCGAGCGGCTGAAGGGGCCGGTGATCCCGTCGCAGGTCGAGGTGACCAAGACCCGCGACTACGGATTCACCGCCGACGAGAAGTCGTCCGAGCTGATGAAGCACCTGGGACTGGCCACGCTCTCGGTGGTGGCGCTGATGGCGCTGGCGCTCGGTCGGCGCGAGGCGGTCGTCGTGGCGGTGGCTGTGCCGGTGACGCTCGCCCTGACCCTGGCGGCCTCCTACCTCTTCGGCTACACGCTCAATCGCGTCACCCTGTTTGCCCTCATCTTCGCCATCGGCATCCTGGTCGACGACGCGATCGTGGTGGTCGAGAACATCCACCGTCACTATCAGCTCGGCTGGACGAGCCCGCGGCATGCCACCGTCTTCGCCACCGACGAGGTGGGCAATCCGACGATCCTGGCGACGCTGACGGTGATCGGCGCGCTGCTGCCGTTGGCCTTCGTCTCGGGACTGATGGGGCCGTACATGCGGCCGATCCCGATCAACGCCTCAGCGGCCATGGTCTTCTCGCTGCTGGTGGCGTTCGTGGTCTCGCCCTGGCTGACCTTCCGGCTCTTCCGCAAGCACGCCGAGGCGATGGCGGCGATCGGGCACGCGGCGCCCGACGCCGAGACGGCCGAGGAGACCCGGCTGCATCGCCTCTACCAGAAGCTCTTCGCGCCGCTCCTGGCGAGTCCGGTCAAGCGCTGGGCGCTCCTCGGCGCGGTGGGCGTGCTGCTCCTGGCCGCGGTGGCACTCTTCCCGGCCCGGTTGGCGGTGGTCAAGATGCTGCCGCACGACAACAAGAGCGAATTGCAGGTCGTCGTCGACATGCCCGAAGGGACGACGCTCGAGCAGACGGCGGCGGTGGCGCGGGAGCTGGCCGCGGCGGCCCGTACCCGACCCGAGGTGTCCGACATCCAGACCTACGTCGGCACGACCTCGCCCTTCAACTTCAACGGCCTCGTCCGGCACTACTTCCTGCGCTCCGGCCCGCTGGTGGCCGATCTGCAGGTCAACCTGCTGCCCAAGCACGAGCGCGACCGTGCCAGCCATCCGTTCGCCAAGGAGCTGCGGACCCTGTTGGCGCCGATCGCGGCGCGGCACGGTGCGAACGTCAAGGTGGCCGAGGTCCCGCCGGGACCGCCGGTGCTCTCGACCCTGGTGGCCGAGGTCTACGCGCCGACGCTCGAGCAGCGGGTCGACCTCGCCGGCAAGGTGCGGGCGGTGTTCGAGTCGACGCCCGGCGTGGTCGACGTCGATTGGTACGTGGAAGGTCCGGGAGAACGCGTCGAGCTGCGGATCGACCGCGAGAAGGCGGCGCGCTCCGGCATCTCGGCCGAGGCGATCGTCCGCACCGTGCGGGTCGGTCTCGCCGGCGCCGAGGTCGGGCGCCTCGCCGTGTCGCAGGCGCGCGAGGAGGTGCCGTTGGTCCTGCGTCTCGACCGCGCCCAGCGCTCGAGCATCGCCGAGCTGCTCGCCGTCGACGTCCACGGCAGTGCCGGACAACTGGTGCCGTTGCGTGAGCTGGTGACCCCGCTGCCGCCGGCGGCGCGCGAGCGGTTCATCTACCACAAGAACCTGCGTCCGGTGACCTACGTCCTCGGCGACGTCGCCGGGGCGGCGGAGTCGCCGGTCTACGCCCTCCTCGACATGGGCGAGCGGATCGATGCCATCGCCGACGGCGGGGGGCGCCGCATCGACGTGCTCTTCGCGGGAGCGCCGACCGACACCGCGCGGCCGACGCTGCTCTGGGACGGCGAGTGGCAGATCACCCACGACGTCTTCCGCGACATGGGGATCGCCTTCGGTGCCGTGGTCGTCCTGATCTACTTCCTCGTCGTCGGCTGGTTCCGCTCGTTCGTCACGCCGCTGATCATCATGGCGCCGATCCCGCTGACGCTCATCGGCATCGTCCCGGCACACGCCCTCGGCGGGGTGTTCTTCACCGCCACCTCGATGATCGGGTTCATCGCGCTCGCCGGCATCATCGTGCGCAACTCGATCCTGCTCGTCGACTTCATCAACCTCGAGCTCGAGGCCGGCGAGACGCTCGAAGCCGCGGTCATCAAGGCGGCGGCGGTGCGTTTTCGGCCGATCGCGCTCACGGCGGCGGCACTGGTGGTCGGTGGCGTCGTGATCCTGCTCGATCCGATCTTCCAGGGGCTTGCGGTGGCACTGATCTCCGGCGTCGTGGTGGCGACGGCGCTCACCCTGGTCGTCATCCCGCTGCTCTATTTCATGTACGTCAAGACCGTCGGCATCGCCGCGGTGATTCCGCCGGCCGAGCCGCTCGACTGA
- a CDS encoding DUF2892 domain-containing protein, protein MKINDALRAIAGSLVLASVALGHWVHPGWYLFTAFVGANLLQSAFTGWCPMITILKKLGLPE, encoded by the coding sequence ATGAAGATCAACGACGCCCTGCGCGCCATCGCCGGCAGCCTCGTGCTGGCTTCCGTCGCCCTCGGGCACTGGGTGCACCCGGGCTGGTACCTGTTCACCGCCTTCGTCGGAGCGAACCTGCTTCAGTCGGCCTTCACCGGCTGGTGCCCGATGATCACGATTCTCAAGAAGCTCGGCCTTCCGGAGTGA
- a CDS encoding prolipoprotein diacylglyceryl transferase, translating to MSFPLFLRLGPWALHPHLVFELLAYFVGFRLYLAERRRRGDALDDPRRWWVVAAAAIGAAGGARLLYLLECPTETLRHLGDPAYLLGGKTIVGGLAGGWLAVEGVKRLLGVSGRTGDLFAIPLTAAIAIGRIGCFLSGLDDHTHGLPTSLPWGIDLGDGVPRHPTPLYEIAFLAGLAGLLVAWRRRSPVTGDLFRGFVVGYFSFRLVVDVLKPTPCRGFGLTAIQWTCLAALVVTLPDMLRWLRGARG from the coding sequence TTGAGCTTTCCCCTGTTCCTGCGCCTCGGCCCCTGGGCCCTCCACCCGCATCTCGTCTTCGAGTTGTTGGCCTATTTCGTCGGCTTCCGGCTCTACCTGGCGGAACGTCGACGGCGCGGCGATGCGCTCGACGACCCCCGGCGCTGGTGGGTGGTCGCGGCGGCGGCGATCGGCGCCGCCGGCGGAGCCCGTCTGCTCTATCTGCTGGAGTGCCCGACGGAGACCCTGCGGCATCTCGGGGATCCGGCCTACCTGCTCGGCGGCAAGACGATCGTCGGCGGCCTCGCCGGGGGGTGGCTGGCGGTCGAAGGCGTCAAACGGCTCCTCGGCGTGAGCGGCAGGACCGGCGATCTCTTCGCCATCCCGCTGACGGCGGCGATCGCCATCGGCCGGATCGGCTGTTTCCTTTCCGGGCTCGACGACCACACCCACGGTCTGCCGACGAGCCTGCCCTGGGGGATCGACCTCGGAGACGGCGTGCCGCGCCATCCGACGCCGCTCTACGAGATCGCCTTTCTCGCCGGGCTCGCGGGGCTGCTCGTCGCCTGGCGGCGGCGGTCGCCCGTCACCGGAGATCTCTTCCGCGGCTTCGTGGTCGGCTACTTCTCGTTCCGTCTCGTCGTCGACGTTCTCAAACCCACCCCGTGTCGCGGCTTCGGCCTCACGGCGATCCAGTGGACCTGCCTCGCGGCGCTCGTCGTGACGCTCCCGGATATGCTGCGCTGGCTTCGCGGCGCGAGAGGCTAG